From a region of the Azospirillum formosense genome:
- a CDS encoding thioesterase family protein, with translation MTDPTRPDLYRFWIAEHVRFADLDALGHVNNNAIGVYFEQLRVSLVHECGGFRGESPWTVVLARSVIDYKAELLFPANIRVGARVAKVGNTSVVLGAAIFDGDRCIAVQEAVCVIVDKDSHRPTPVPADLRDALARYV, from the coding sequence ATGACCGATCCGACCCGCCCCGACCTCTACCGTTTCTGGATCGCGGAGCATGTGCGCTTCGCCGACCTCGACGCGCTCGGCCACGTCAACAACAACGCCATCGGCGTGTACTTCGAGCAGCTGCGCGTGTCGCTGGTCCATGAGTGCGGCGGCTTCCGCGGCGAGTCCCCCTGGACCGTGGTGCTGGCGCGCAGCGTCATCGACTACAAGGCGGAACTTCTGTTCCCGGCGAACATCCGCGTCGGCGCGCGGGTCGCGAAGGTCGGCAACACCTCCGTCGTCCTGGGGGCGGCGATCTTCGACGGCGACCGCTGCATCGCCGTGCAGGAGGCCGTCTGCGTCATCGTCGACAAGGACAGCCACCGCCCAACCCCGGTGCCGGCCGACCTGCGCGACGCCCTGGCCCGCTACGTGTGA